The sequence TTGTGCCTCTTGCGCTGTCTGCCCCGTGAGGATGCGTCCTTTAGCGTGGCCAGTAGACAATGATGCCGGCGCCCAACAGCGCAATACCGGCACCCCAGAGACTCGGCGCATCCGGCCGAACGCCATCAACGGCCCAGCCCCACACGAGCGAGAGGCCGATAAACACGCCGCCATAGGCGGCATAGACCTTCCCAAAGTCGAGGGTCG comes from Herpetosiphon gulosus and encodes:
- a CDS encoding YnfA family protein; amino-acid sequence: MAVTRSIILFALAGLAEIGGGYLMWIWLRADRPVWVGLLGGLILVLYGVLPTFQPTTLDFGKVYAAYGGVFIGLSLVWGWAVDGVRPDAPSLWGAGIALLGAGIIVYWPR